A segment of the Trichoplusia ni isolate ovarian cell line Hi5 unplaced genomic scaffold, tn1 tig00002431, whole genome shotgun sequence genome:
ttttctgaaaaaaagaaaataaacaataaaataaacttagaacatgggatggcgcgagggtgtcgacgcatgtcgcgtcccacaccaaaggccgaccaaatttccaaggcagcaatgacattccgtcaggtctcttaccatcgttgcgtaccaaaccattgggttctaaaacggcaggtacaccagcagtgacaagagcacgacgaatgatgtcattaatatttgcatgacgCGGTATACGCCCCGCGCTCCTGCCGCAGGACAGGCCATGATGACCAAGGCAATCGACTCTTTCACCGCATTGGCAAAGATGAGATGCGACACATTGTACacccaataaaataaactattattttagaCGGGGCACTTTAATACACTAGAGGGGCAGATTGATACGTATCATTGTACCCCGCACATTACCGTATCAAAGTGCCCCAACGGACTTTTTccacaaacaattaatttgatctaatatataataataatgcaatcaaaaacattttaaaatacaataataactatatttacTTACCTGtagtaacaaataataacaaaaacaactaaaagAATCCTCCTGAGACACAATTACATTTCACGTTTTTTCTTTGTAGGCAGCGGCGCACGCCACTTTCAACACGTTAGTGACCGTTGAGGTCCAATGGCAAACTAGCGGCGAATGGTGTCACAACTGTCATTCTTGTAAATGCCCTTGAGCATTCTAGTGATGTGCCGGACTGTGTATCGTTTATCGGTTTTGAGATATAGATACTGGACCAATGTGCCCCCCCTCCCCCTACTTAAATTCTCttctaaaactttaaattgagTGGATAGacaaacgtaaataaaaacgcACGTGGCTAGCTCTGACGCGTCATAACGCAATACTGTCGCGTTCACACTTGTTTGATGCGTCGTACGGCGGCCGCTCCCCCGCCCACCTACCCCCACCCCTCTGATGCGATTGGAATCTCGTCTGACGCGTCGCATCAGAAGCCATCACAACAGATAGCGACACACAAATATAAATCTCACCATACTAAATGTATGAAACCGATACCATTCTGATGCGTCACGTCACAACACGTCAGACAAATGTAAATCCGGCTTTAAGCCATGTATTCACTGAGCAACAGTGTTTCGGATACACAGTTTCTGAAACATCACGTAAATGTTTCCAGGAACAATGTTTCGGAAACTCTGCCGTCCACACAGTCAGTTGCTTAGGTCATGTCGCCCGAGGAAGTAGTGTTGTTATGTGGTGCCTACATTTTTTTGCATAAGTCCATTTCTAGTAAAAAGAAACGTAAAAGATGGTGGGTCAGGAATTACTTGCTAAGAAGACAAGACGTATTAAGTGATTTATGCATGTTTGATGGATCATTTATAAACTTTCTACGAATGTCAAAATCAGATTTTGAATATCTTTTGCAAAATGTTGGACCATTTATAGAGAAACAAGATACAAACTTACGAAGTGCAGTTACCGCTGAAACAAGACTAGCcattactttaagatatttAGCTACTGGAGATTCATATTCTTCACTCTCATACACTTTTAGAGTTTCCAAACAATTAATCAGCCGGATCATACCCGAAGTTTGTAAGAATATAATACGTGTGTTGAAGAACTACATCCAGGTAAGAAAAACTAAGTtatgaatcaatattttttttattaattatacaaaattaggCGAACTATTTACTGGGTACTACTATCGGTTTCTTCTACTGATGCGATTTGTGAAACTATCTCTTCAATGGTTTCAAGTTCTTTTTGTGAGGTTGAACTTGCTGGTGACGACGCAGTTTCATATCCGGGATGGCTATGATATCCGTAACCATAATTGTATATGCCCATTCGCatgtctattaaaatattattaatataagccTTGGCTTGTATTACGGCAGTCTCATTTTGTACCGCTCTTAATTCTGAAGCGACGTATTGTCCATAAATATCATATTCATCCTTAGATTCATCCATTTTGCGTTTTGCAGATTTAACTATTTCAAATACTTCACTTAGATTGTCATCCACTTTTCTTTTAGATGCTTTTTTGCTACTTGTAGAATGTAGATGGTAGTGGGGATGGTGGAAGTGGAGATTGTGGTTTCTGCTGCTCCGATTGCTGTTCTGGCTCCTCAGTTGCCAGGAGGTCTTCACGGTTTGCCTGcaattttaaacactttttttttaaggttccgaGTTCCGAAGCGCACTGGAAAGAAAAGGCCCGTGAGTGGAACGAATTATGGAATTTTCCACACTGTGTCGGAGCTATAGATGGGAAGCATGTGGTTATTGAAGCGCCTAGCAATAGTAACAGTGATTACTACAACTACAAAGATCAGTTTAGTATTGTACTACTGGCTATTGTAGATGCATCTTATAATGTTATATATGCAAACTGTGGTGCGAAAGGAAGAGCATCTGACAGTGGCATCTTTCAAGAAACGAGTTTCTATCAAAGAATGGTGGAACACCGTCTTAATTTTCCAAACCAAGAAACGATATCACCAGATGGACCTGACCTTCCTTATGTAATACTGGGCGATAGTGCATTCCCATTATCGGAAAACTTGATGAGGCCGTACCCGGGTATTCATAACCGTGGCACAATGAAACGAATTTTCAACTATAGACTCTGTAGGGCCAGGAGGGttgtagaaaatgttttttggaatTTTATGCGTGGTTTTTCGTGTATTTCGTAAACCAATTCCTCTCAAGCCTGAAAATTGTGAACTTATTGTAATGGCCTGTCTTTACCTGCATAACTTTTTAAGAAGGAATAAACAATCTAGAGCCTTGTATACGCCCCcgatgacttttgattttgaagacaGTGACCATAATGTCATAGAAGGTGCTTGGCGTAGAGAGTATACA
Coding sequences within it:
- the LOC113507547 gene encoding protein ANTAGONIST OF LIKE HETEROCHROMATIN PROTEIN 1-like; translated protein: MSPEEVVLLCGAYIFLHKSISSKKKRKRWWVRNYLLRRQDVLSDLCMFDGSFINFLRMSKSDFEYLLQNVGPFIEKQDTNLRSAVTAETRLAITLRYLATGDSYSSLSYTFRVSKQLISRIIPEVCKNIIRVLKNYIQVPSSEAHWKEKAREWNELWNFPHCVGAIDGKHVVIEAPSNSNSDYYNYKDQFSIVLLAIVDASYNVIYANCGAKGRASDSGIFQETSFYQRMVEHRLNFPNQETISPDGPDLPYVILGDSAFPLSENLMRPYPGIHNRGTMKRIFNYRLCRARRVVENVFWNFMRGFSCIS